Proteins encoded together in one Microtus ochrogaster isolate Prairie Vole_2 unplaced genomic scaffold, MicOch1.0 UNK17, whole genome shotgun sequence window:
- the Psmd10 gene encoding 26S proteasome non-ATPase regulatory subunit 10 isoform X1 has product MEGSVSNVMVCNLAYTGKLDELKESILADQSLATRTDQDSRTALHWACSAGHTEIVEFLLELGVPVNDKDDAGWSPLHIAASAGRDEIVKALLVKGAQVNAVNQNGCTPLHYAASKNRHEIAAMLLEGGADPDAKDHYEATAMHRAAAKGNLKTVHILLFYKAATNIQDTEGNTPLHLACDEERLEEAKLLVTQGASIYIENKEKKTPVQMAKGGLGLLLKRIVES; this is encoded by the exons ATGGAGGGGAGTGTGTCTAACGTAATGGTCTGCAACCTGGCCTACACCGGGAAACTGGATGAGTTGAAGGAGAGCATTTTGGCCGATCAATCTCTAGCTACTAGAACCGATCAG GACAGCAGAACAGCATTGCACTGGGCATGCTCAGCCGGTCATACAGAAATTGTTGAATTCTTGCTGGAACTTGGCGTGCCGGTGAATGATAAAGATGAC GCAGGCTGGTCTCCTCTGCATATTGCTGCTTCTGCTGGCCGGGATGAGATTGTAAAGGCCCTTCTAGTGAAAGGTGCACAAGTGAATGCTGTCAACCAAAATGGCTGCACTCCTCTCCATTATGCAGCCTCAAAAAATAGGCATGAG ATTGCTGCCATGTTACTGGAAGGTGGAGCTGATCCAGATGCTAAGGACCATTATGAGGCTACAGCAATGCACCGGGCAGCAGCCAAGGGTAACTTGAAGACGGTTCATATTCTTCTGTTCTACAAAGCAGCCACAAACATCCAAGACACTGAGGGTAACACTCCTCT ACACTTAGCCTGTGATGAGGAGAGACTGGAAGAAGCAAAATTACTGGTGACCCAAGGAGCAAGTATTTACattgagaataaagaaaaaaagacacccGTGCAAATGGCCAAGGGTGGCCTGGGCTTACTACTCAAGAGAATTGTAGAAAGTTAA
- the Psmd10 gene encoding 26S proteasome non-ATPase regulatory subunit 10 isoform X2, with the protein MEGSVSNVMVCNLAYTGKLDELKESILADQSLATRTDQDSRTALHWACSAGHTEIVEFLLELGVPVNDKDDAGWSPLHIAASAGRDEIVKALLVKGAQVNAVNQNGCTPLHYAASKNRHEIAAMLLEGGADPDAKDHYEATAMHRAAAKDT; encoded by the exons ATGGAGGGGAGTGTGTCTAACGTAATGGTCTGCAACCTGGCCTACACCGGGAAACTGGATGAGTTGAAGGAGAGCATTTTGGCCGATCAATCTCTAGCTACTAGAACCGATCAG GACAGCAGAACAGCATTGCACTGGGCATGCTCAGCCGGTCATACAGAAATTGTTGAATTCTTGCTGGAACTTGGCGTGCCGGTGAATGATAAAGATGAC GCAGGCTGGTCTCCTCTGCATATTGCTGCTTCTGCTGGCCGGGATGAGATTGTAAAGGCCCTTCTAGTGAAAGGTGCACAAGTGAATGCTGTCAACCAAAATGGCTGCACTCCTCTCCATTATGCAGCCTCAAAAAATAGGCATGAG ATTGCTGCCATGTTACTGGAAGGTGGAGCTGATCCAGATGCTAAGGACCATTATGAGGCTACAGCAATGCACCGGGCAGCAGCCAAGG ACACTTAG